A stretch of the Equus quagga isolate Etosha38 chromosome 9, UCLA_HA_Equagga_1.0, whole genome shotgun sequence genome encodes the following:
- the LOC124244450 gene encoding mediator of RNA polymerase II transcription subunit 14-like, whose product MPGRMKGKAGEWVAGGAPRAQRRPTAEVPGQLVPEALLFAVGPVLGGLSRKGPSAHIPPARPPAPEGRRRRPAQRDPAGPAPSAAAHSALPGASPGSPASYLCRTGLLSTHFAIPFQAGDFAAELKLLISVTSFFLSCDLDE is encoded by the exons ATGCCGGGCCGGATGAAGGGAAAGGCCGGGGAGTGGGTAGCCGGGGGTGCACCGAGAGCGCAGAGGCGACCGACGGCGGAGGTTCCAGGTCAACTTGTGCCCGAAGCTTTGCTTTTCGCAGTTGGTCCAGTTTTGGGGG GGCTGAGCAGAAAGGGACCCTCTGCCCACATCCCGCCCGCGCGCCCACCAGCCCCGgagggccgccgccgccgcccggctCAGAGGGATCCCGCCGGACCTGCCCCTTCCGCTGCGGCTCACTCTGCCCTGCCTGGCGCCAGTCCTGGATCGCCGGCTTCCTATTTATGCCGGACTGGGCTCCTCTCGACTCACTTTGCCATCCCGTTCCAG GCTGGCGACTTCGCTGCTGAGCTGAAACTGCTAATTTCTGTGACCAGCTTTTTTCTTAGCTGTGATCTGGATGAATGA